The following coding sequences are from one Lolium rigidum isolate FL_2022 chromosome 6, APGP_CSIRO_Lrig_0.1, whole genome shotgun sequence window:
- the LOC124664751 gene encoding disease resistance protein RGA2-like gives MVGVGEMVASAMVKQIAGKLGDLAADEVALQWGFKDDALKMVGKMEDLEAVVHDADHKLRHGGTSGEAVERWLAKLNSVIYDVEDVLEELAATELIQKIQPKLKLFFSRDNQLYQRITVPHKIKNLRKRIEEIERDGQMLNLVHHEQKVEGSRNDETFAPTSDEVLKTQMVGRGTQVDKIINLLLKNEDNEHISVIPIVGLGGIGKTTLAQSVFADNRVKVFDVKVWVHVSKEFNLIKIGSSIIKSINSIINLDNCTLQFLRDNLTNELATKRYLIVLDDLWEENWSELDKLKLMLPHDCKGSKVIVTTRNQSVVDSLNTECTDQINLDVLSPNDCWIVMKQRAFKPGDNPSVTQEILGREIAGKCGGLPLVAKALGHVMSQLRNVEAWQAIRDTQVVQKTTLERLMVSYHFMRLELKMCFTYLAAFPKGFVVDSDRLIQQWIALGYIHARFNGQICINYLLGMSFLEISRPSLVNPSLAQAKSQELTMHDLVHDLATKVMGNEFLVMDATIPSLPNTAKNRNCRHAQLINYHNQSNVFKHLPSKVRSLHFRNTSAKLPFPTKAFFRSKYIRVLNLDLSGCSAESDPTPNKEVLPSSVLKLKLLKYLDATGFPFASLPKPIHTLQNLQSLVLSNSSLETLPDLICSLHKLCYLDLSGSSSLVTLPALLEEITELSFLNLSGCSMLKQLPRSICNITCLQHLDMSKCCVFQHLPENFGSLPNLLFLNLSSCSKLTKLPDNVSLESLEHLDLSSCHELETLPQDFGNLQNLVFLSFSDCYKLSMLPKTFCQLVHLKDLDLSDCHGLRELPECFGNLSELDSLNLTSCSKLQILPDSFCKLFKLRHLNLSYCMRLEKLPSSIGDLKLEFLDISAATFPDLPYSLWDMTTLTQLVVSGTVEKMSEKAHAIRKHLNLPGTIVHSVRQIEENGCSSIVELAQLTCCELKVEQLHNVTQREDAERAKLRDKSDLRALDLAWGPQGEEDIVLERLIPPRTLEHFVLDGYMSKDFPNWMSHISTYLPSLTFLFLQNLRTCDNLPPFGQLPNLRYLALQNIPNLTKVGSEFYGDGGGACKKLRVIYLESMENLVELWTTLSGEENEEFLIPNLHYLHIADCPKLRFLPYPPRSMFCYMDNSSMVLPKGGFGMFSSSALALPFQVAVKNCNFAPHKWNRLQHLPTLEVCAVDSCNGLRALPEVFRCLTSLTKLYLWSLKDLEILPEWLGNLTSLEYIHIKDCPMVTSFPTSMKNLTALTELRLMQCNGLRALPLTSLTILTLCSLKDLEILPEWLGNLTSLEKLKIIDCPSVTSLPDSMKNLTNLRELWLEQFQGLEVLLEGLGNLISLQKFIIIDCPSLTSLPASSRNLGALKELQIWQCPILIERCQGEDAGLISHIPKVTLHRGPRSIRDHYAPQEIKIKIFSFARIESLTAPVITHLYSNLGVDFAPALLHHPPYGSTRWLAAAPALVGCHGQLACVVTASADLPPTTVRHVCMQRTWDAFFVAIGCQRLHGLHRRSVFTAIARDNTDKQRIDFDLRCRPPHGVCSAAVGMINRPRARLR, from the exons ATGGTCGGGGTCGGGGAGATGGTTGCGAGTGCCATGGTGAAACAAATCGCTGGCAAGCTTGGTGATTTGGCTGCAGACGAGGTCGCCCTGCAGTGGGGGTTCAAAGATGATGCATTAAAGATGGTGGGGAAAATGGAAGATCTGGAGGCTGTGGTGCATGATGCCGACCATAAGTTGCGTCACGGAGGAACCAGCGGAGAAGCTGTTGAGCGATGGCTTGCGAAATTGAACTCTGTGATCTATGATGTTGAGGATGTGCTGGAAGAGTTGGCTGCTACGGAGCTCATTCAGAAAATCCAACCAAAG CTGAAGCTATTCTTTTCACGGGACAATCAACTCTACCAGCGTATAACCGTACCTCACAAGATCAAGAACTTGAGGAAGAGAATAGAAGAAATAGAAAGGGATGGGCAGATGCTCAATCTTGTGCATCACGAACAAAAGGTAGAAGGGAGCAGAAACGATGAAACTTTTGCACCCACCAGTGATGAAGTCCTGAAAACTCAAATGGTAGGGAGAGGTACCCAAGTGGACAAGATAATCAACCTTCTGTTGAAAAATGAAGATAATGAGCACATCTCTGTCATTCCAATTGTTGGACTTGGTGGTATAGGAAAGACAACATTGGCCCAATCAGTATTTGCAGACAATAGAGTGAAGGTATTCGATGTGAAGGTGTGGGTTCATGTGTCTAAGGAGTTTAATTTGATTAAAATTGGGAGTTCCATCATCAAAAGCATAAATAGCATTATCAACCTTGATAACTGCACTTTGCAGTTTCTGCGTGATAATCTGACAAACGAACTTGCAACTAAAAGATATTTGATCGTTTTGGATGATCTTTGGGAAGAAAATTGGAGTGAGTTGGACAAATTGAAGTTGATGCTACCACATGACTGCAAGGGTAGCAAGGTTATAGTAACTACCCGTAACCAAAGTGTAGTGGACAGCCTGAATACCGAGTGCACTGACCAGATAAATTTGGATGTTTTGTCACCCAATGATTGCTGGATAGTAATGAAGCAGAGAGCATTTAAGCCTGGTGATAACCCTAGTGTCACACAAGAAATATTAGGAAGAGAAATTGCTGGGAAGTGTGGTGGGTTACCTCTCGTGGCAAAAGCTCTTGGGCATGTTATGTCCCAGTTAAGGAATGTGGAGGCATGGCAAGCAATAAGAGATACACAAGTTGTTCAAAAGACCACATTGGAGCGCCTTATGGTTAGTTATCACTTCATGAGGCTGGAATTAAAGATGTGCTTCACATATTTGGCGGCTTTCCCCAAGGGTTTCGTTGTGGACAGTGATCGTCTCATACAACAGTGGATCGCTCTTGGATACATTCATGCAAGGTTTAATGGTCAAATTTGCATAAACTACCTTCTGGGGATGTCCTTCCTTGAGATATCAAGACCTTCCTTG GTCAATCCAAGTCTAGCACAAGCAAAGAGTCAGGAGCTAACCATGCATGATTTGGTGCATGATCTCGCAACAAAAGTTATGGGCAATGAATTCCTTGTCATGGATGCTACCATACCAAGTCTCCCCAACACAGCTAAGAATCGTAATTGCCGACATGCACAATTGATCAACTACCATAACCAATCAAACGTTTTTAAACATCTGCCATCTAAGGTTAGATCCCTCCATTTTAGGAATACTTCAGCGAAACTGCCTTTTCCAACTAAGGCATTTTTTCGATCCAAGTACATACGTGTCTTGAACTTGGACCTAAGTGGATGTTCAGCTGAATCAGATCCTACTCCAAACAAAGAAGTATTGCCTTCTTCAGTTCTTAAATTAAAGCTACTTAAGTATCTTGATGCCACTGGATTTCCTTTTGCCTCACTGCCTAAGCCCATCCATACACTTCAAAATTTGCAAAGTCTCGTTCTGTCCAATTCCTCACTTGAAACCCTGCCTGACCTTATTTGTAGCCTCCACAAGCTTTGCTATTTGGACCTATCTGGCAGTAGCAGTCTTGTTACGTTGCCTGCATTGTTAGAAGAGATTACTGAACTCTCTTTCCTCAACCTATCGGGGTGTTCTATGCTGAAACAGTTGCCTCGGTCAATCTGCAATATTACATGTTTACAACACTTAGACATGTCAAAGTGTTGTGTTTTTCAGCATTTACCTGAAAATTTCGGTAGCCTCCCAA ATCTTTTATTCTTAAACTTGTCAAGTTGTTCAAAATTAACCAAACTACCTGACAATGTTAGCCTTGAGTCTTTGGAGCATCTCGACCTATCAAGTTGCCATGAGCTAGAAACCCTGCCACAAGATTTTGGTAATCTTCAAAATCTTGTGTTCTTAAGCTTCTCTGATTGCTACAAGCTTTCAATGCTCCCAAAAACATTTTGCCAGCTTGTTCACCTGAAAGACCTAGATCTTTCAGATTGCCATGGCCTAAGGGAACTACCAGAGTGTTTTGGTAACCTTTCTGAGCTTGACTCTTTGAACCTAACAAGTTGTTCCAAGCTTCAAATACTGCCTGACTCATTCTGCAAGTTGTTCAAGCTGAGGCATCTAAATTTGTCATATTGTATGAGGCTTGAAAAGCTCCCATCCTCGATAGGTGACCTGAAGCTTGAATTTTTGGACATCTCCGCTGCAACTTTCCCTGATTTGCCATATAGCCTCTGGGATATGACTACACTAACTCAACTTGTGGTCTCGGGAACAGTTGAAAAAATGAGTGAAAAAGCTCATGCCATTAGGAAGCATCTGAATTTGCCAGGTACAATTGTACATAGTGTACGTCAGATAGAAGAAAATGGATGCAGCAGCATTGTGGAGTTGGCACAGTTGACCTGCTGTGAATTGAAAGTTGAACAACTTCATAATGTCACACAACGGGAAGATGCAGAGAGAGCCAAACTGCGTGATAAATCAGATCTGCGGGCACTAGATCTTGCTTGGGGACCCCAAGGAGaagaggacattgtgctggagagGCTTATACCTCCACGCACTCTTGAACATTTTGTTCTAGATGGGTATATGAGCAAGGATTTCCCTAACTGGATGTCTCACATCTCCACCTACCTTCCTTCTCTCACCTTTCTCTTCCTTCAAAATTTACGAACATGTGATAACCTTCCGCCATTTGGGCAACTACCAAATTTAAGATACCTAGCTCTGCAGAATATTCCTAACCTCACAAAAGTTGGCAGCGAATTCTATGGAGATGGGGGTGGAGCTTGTAAAAAATTAAGAGTTATATATCTGGAGTCAATGGAGAATTTGGTTGAACTGTGGACAACACTGTCTGGTGAAGAAAATGAAGAGTTCTTAATCCCTAATTTGCATTATTTGCATATAGCGGACTGTCCCAAGTTGAGGTTCCTACCATATCCCCCGAGGAGTATGTTTTGTTACATGGATAATAGCAGCATGGTTTTGCCAAAAGGGGGATTTGGGATGTTTTCATCTTCTGCTCTTGCTCTTCCTTTTCAGGTGGCAGTAAAAAACTGTAATTTTGCTCCACACAAGTGGAATAGGCTTCAACACCTCCCCACCCTTGAGGTATGTGCCGTTGATTCCTGCAACGGCTTGAGGGCATTGCCAGAGGTCTTCCGATGCTTAACGTCACTAACAAAACTATATTTGTGGTCGTTGAAGGACCTGGAGATACTGCCAGAATGGTTGGGGAATCTCACTTCTCTAGAATACATTCATATCAAAGATTGTCCCATGGTGACATCTTTCCCTACAAGCATGAAGAACCTTACCGCTCTGACAGAACTACGGTTGATGCAGTGCAACGGGTTGAGGGCATTACCTTTAACCTCTCTCACAATACTAACTTTGTGTTCATTGAAGGACCTGGAGATACTGCCAGAATGGCTGGGTAACCTCACTTCTCTAGAAAAGCTTAAGATCATCGATTGCCCCAGCGTAACATCTTTGCCTGATAGCATGAAGAACCTCACCAATCTTAGAGAACTATGGCTGGAGCAGTTCCAAGGCCTAGAAGTACTGCTGGAGGGGCTAGGAAATCTCATTTCCCTACAGAAGTTTATTATCATCGATTGCCCCAGCCTAACATCCTTACCTGCAAGCTCACGGAACCTTGGTGCCTTGAAGGAGCTGCAGATTTGGCAATGTCCGATTCTGATTGAGAGGTGTCAAGGGGAGGACGCTGGTCTGATTTCTCATATCCCAAAAGTCACATTACACAGAGGACCCAGAAGCATTAGAG